The genomic window CTTCCGGATGTCCAATAAGAAACACCGCAGGAAATCGTTATTGGCGGGTTGGTGTTTTCGGACACCTTTTTGACCAGTCTTTCAGCAATTAAAGCACCTTTATCGATCGAAACTCGCGGCAAATAAATGGCCAGTTCTTCACCGCCCCATCTGGCGCCAATATCCGTGTTCCGAATATTGTCAAGTATCATATTCGCCACCTGAACAAGAATTTCGTCCCCAACTTGATGGCCATATGTATCATTAATCAATTTAAAATTATCAATGTCAACTAAGATAAATGTACCCATATCATCCTCTGCCATAGAAAGATGAATGCGCTCATCCAAATAATTGCGGGAATATAGCTTCGTCAGATGGTCAGTTACAACCATTCTTTCAAGCTCCTCCCGAAGCATCGAATTGGTTAATGCAAGTGTTGAGTGGTGAATCAGCGATTGAAGCAATTTAAATGTTTCAAACGAAAAATGATAAGGATCACGATGCATAACAAGCGTAAACCCTTTCAATTTTTCGCTTTGTACCATCGGAACAGCCATAATGGACCTGAACCGTTCACTTATGATTTCAAGCTGCAGATTCAAATCTCCGATAAAAAGAGAGTCTTTTTCTTTTTGAATTTTATTTTTTATATATTTAATATAATGATTTGCCGGCTCCGTAAAGAAAAACGAAGTGCTTCCTTTCACAACTTCATATTTCTCATCGTCTTCGAGAAGAATAATAAATCCGACTTCCTGTGCATCAAACGAACTAATGATCTGCTCAGACATAAATGTCATCATTTCAGTCAGCCGCAGGTTTGAATTAAGCCGTTGTGACGTTTCATTAATCAATTGAAGGTCGGCGATTAATTTTCTTGATTGCTGGTACAGCTGAGCATTTTCAAGTGCTCCGCCGGCTGTATTTGCAAGAAGTGTAATAAATTCAACCTCGTTCTTCGGAAAAACAAGAGAATCCGGCGCAATAACCTGCAAAACACCGTACACACCCTGCTTTCCTTTTAAAGGTGCATAAAGCACGGACCGTTTCTCCTGTAAAGAATCTTCAATTTGGATTGTACCCGTTACATATGCCTGCATGGCAGCAATATTTTCACTATCATACTCTAAATCCTTAATCGGCAGATCTCCATGGCTGTTATTATCATGGGACAGAAGCAAATAATATGTAAATGTCGGATAAACTTCCTGCAATGTGTAAATGATCTCTCCTAAAACATCATCTATTTTCATTGAAGAGTGAAATTTCTCCGTCACCCGGAAAAGCTGCTGATATCTTTTTTTTTCGATCACAATTTTTGTCAGTGATTGAATTTTAATGAGAAAAATCCCGCATTGCTCGCTTAATTCTTTTAGAAATTCATCTGAAAAGTGCTCAAAGCTGGATGGAATGTCTTCTTTTAAAGTTAATAAGCCGAAACAATTAGCTTCTCTGCGAATGAATAAGAACAGATCATCCGTTTCAAAACCCGGAATCGGAAGATGATCACGGTAAACCGAGCTTTTTTGGGCCAATTTTTCGAACTCGGCACATGAAATTTTCCGGGGAATAAACGTTTGTTTGAAATTTCTGTTCGTTGAAGACTCTACGACAAGCTTCTTGTTCCATTCATTACAGCAATAAAAATTCACTTCAGAAGCCTTCGTTAAACTTCTGATAGCACCAAGCATTTCTTCAATTAATATATCATAGTTT from Bacillus methanolicus includes these protein-coding regions:
- a CDS encoding sensor domain-containing diguanylate cyclase produces the protein MDLLESHMILKLKSRLFDMIDPDKGLLNYDILIEEMLGAIRSLTKASEVNFYCCNEWNKKLVVESSTNRNFKQTFIPRKISCAEFEKLAQKSSVYRDHLPIPGFETDDLFLFIRREANCFGLLTLKEDIPSSFEHFSDEFLKELSEQCGIFLIKIQSLTKIVIEKKRYQQLFRVTEKFHSSMKIDDVLGEIIYTLQEVYPTFTYYLLLSHDNNSHGDLPIKDLEYDSENIAAMQAYVTGTIQIEDSLQEKRSVLYAPLKGKQGVYGVLQVIAPDSLVFPKNEVEFITLLANTAGGALENAQLYQQSRKLIADLQLINETSQRLNSNLRLTEMMTFMSEQIISSFDAQEVGFIILLEDDEKYEVVKGSTSFFFTEPANHYIKYIKNKIQKEKDSLFIGDLNLQLEIISERFRSIMAVPMVQSEKLKGFTLVMHRDPYHFSFETFKLLQSLIHHSTLALTNSMLREELERMVVTDHLTKLYSRNYLDERIHLSMAEDDMGTFILVDIDNFKLINDTYGHQVGDEILVQVANMILDNIRNTDIGARWGGEELAIYLPRVSIDKGALIAERLVKKVSENTNPPITISCGVSYWTSGSDDTLKSLFKRADKALYRAKGTGKNKVVIQEEDTGLKV